Proteins encoded by one window of Engraulis encrasicolus isolate BLACKSEA-1 chromosome 23, IST_EnEncr_1.0, whole genome shotgun sequence:
- the pfdn6 gene encoding prefoldin subunit 6, with product MAEAIQKKLQSELEKYQAIQKDLSKSMSARQKLEAQLTENNIVKEELDLLDAQNIVYKLIGPVLVKQDPDEAKATVAKRLEYINGEIQRHENLLKDLEKKSEQHREVLTSLQQEYQRAQGLAVGKA from the exons ATGGCTGAAGCCATCCAGAAGAAGTTGCAATCAGAGCTGGAAAAATACCAGGCGATACAAAAAG ATTTGAGCAAAAGCATGTCAGCCAGACAAAAGCTTGAAGCTCAACTTACTGAAAATAACATTGTGAAAGAG GAATTGGATTTATTAGATGCTCAGAATATTGTTTACAAACTCATCGGGCCAGTTTTGGTGAAGCAGGATCCTGACGAAGCCAAAGCAACAGTGGCCAAAAGATTGGAGTATATCAACGGAGAAAT CCAGCGGCACGAGAACCTGCTGAAGGATCTGGAGAAGAAGTCGGAGCAGCACCGCGAGGTCCTCACCAGCCTCCAGCAGGAGTACCAGCGGGCACAGGGCCTCGCCGTGGGCAAGGCCTGA